One stretch of Meriones unguiculatus strain TT.TT164.6M chromosome 7, Bangor_MerUng_6.1, whole genome shotgun sequence DNA includes these proteins:
- the LOC132655341 gene encoding STAM-binding protein-like, with product MKKTILRHDDVSLTPQERFQILSALGQDIKINKTFSKASYMSLRDDFFQMAADLDKCGKEEAAFILYHKFLTLYLEKINIGPKLRKRDVHGRRSNFIKILNIVFDRAETLKRKLLNKYNREYEKYLMEMKQKEEEAAEWAAFWEDFMSSGCSSSCTISFDPFYGLKEKKIGKVGPGLTSTAKEAQPSSLPTNISSSPQQCAVEDNTKFVTSSTSSSANGPGENDQEESTENRSWEEGPSTVTAKEAQPSSVPTQTSSPPQQCTSKKNAKVVTPSTSTSAQQPGENGPEESTVQKVRSLRPVILPHDLCEKFLKSARKNTKKKIETCGVLCGSMVGEEYHITHIVIPLQEGGPDYCYATNEEELFFIQEELGLLTLGWIHTHPTQRAFLSSVDLHTHFCYQQMLPESIAVVCAPKYKETGIFSLTPTGINEISCCSMRGFHPHREDTPLFCDCGHVTTQNTKVMITDLR from the exons ATGAAAAAG ACCATCCTCAGACACGATGATGTCAGTTTAACTCCCCAAGAGCGTTTCCAGATCTTAAGCGCTCTAGGGCAGgacatcaaaatcaacaaaacattttCCAAGGCTTCTTACATGAGCCTTAGAGATGACTTCTTCCAAATGGCAGCTGACCTGGATAAAtgtggaaaagaagaagcagcctTTATTCTCTATCACAAATTCCTCAC attatatttggaaaaaataaacattGGCCCAAAACTCCGAAAAAGGGATGTGCATGGAAGAAGATCGAACTTCATCAAG ATCCTAAACATCGTTTTTGACAGGGCCGAGACTCTAAAGAGGAAACTACTAAACAAATACAACAGGGAATATGAAAAATACCTAATGGAGATG aagcagaaagaggaggaagcagcagagtgggcagccttctggGAGGACTTTATGTCCTCAGGATGTTCCAGTTCTTGTACTATTTCGTTTGATCCATTTTATggacttaaagaaaagaaaattggaaaagtgGGACCTGGCCTAACATCAACAGCAAAGGAGGCTCAACCTTCCTCATTACCAACCAACATCTCCAGCTCACCACAGCAGTGTGCAGTAGAGGATAACACTAAGTTTGTTACCTCAAGCACATCATCATCTGCCAATGGACCTGGGGAAAATGACCAAGAGGAAAGCACAg aaaacagaagttgGGAAGAAGGACCTAGCACAGTAACAGCAAAGGAAGCTCAACCTTCCTCAGTACCAACCCAAACCTCCAGCCCACCACAGCAGTGTACAAGCAAGAAGAATGCTAAGGTCGTCACCCCAAGCACATCAACATCTGCCCAGCAGCCTGGGGAAAATGGCCCAGAGGAAAGCACAG TTCAGAAAGTCAGAAGTCTACGACCTGTGATCCTCCCTCACGATTTATGTGAGAAATTTCTAAAGTCTGCAAGGAAGAACACTAAGAAGAAAATTGAGACCTGTGGAGTTTTGTGCGGATCCATG GTAGGAGAGGAATACCATATCACGCACATAGTCATACCCCTCCAGGAAGGGGGCCCTGACTATTGCTATGCCACCAATGAAGAGGAACTGTTTTTTATCCAAGAAGAACTGGGGCTTCTCACCTTAGGGTGGATTCAT aCCCATCCAACCCAGAGAGCATTCTTATCAAGTGTGGACCTACACACCCACTTTTGCTACCAGCAGATGCTGCCTGAGTCCATCGCAGTTGTGTGTGCCCCCAAATACaaaga AACTGGAATTTTCTCACTGACACCTACTGGGATAAATGAAATTTCCTGCTGCTCCATGAGGGGGTTCCATCCTCATAGAGAGGACACTCCTCTATTCTGC GACTGTGGCCATGTCACTACCCAGAACACTAAAGTGATGATCACTGATTTACGATGA